From the Lathyrus oleraceus cultivar Zhongwan6 chromosome 3, CAAS_Psat_ZW6_1.0, whole genome shotgun sequence genome, the window ACGAATGACGAAGGATTCACTTGCATCTCACAAGGAACTCTCAAACGAAAGTTGGAATAAATGCAAAATGTGCCACAAAACCTTTTGACAACAAACGTTCTTACCACTTTTCTCTTTGCAAAAGTACTCGGAAGTGTGATTAATAATGTATCCAAGAAGGTTATTGACTTGATGATCATCCATTATGATTGGAGTTTCATTCTTGTTCATATCATGATAGTTATCTTGCTCCTCCTCAGGTTTTCATCGATTTAGGTTGATCAATCCCTTATTCAATGTACTTGAGTATGTCTTATTGAAGAAAAACCTACATCACGAAATAAAATACCTTTTTCCAAATTTCTCGAATATGAAACATTAATAGTAATCAAGACACATTTACTAGTTAAAAGAACACTGAAAGTTGACCCCCTTAGTAACGCATCCCTTCTTCCCTGCCACAAAGTCAAAGAAATACGGAGATGTCACCCAAATCATGTCTTGAGCATCCATAAACGAGATCACGTACTCTTTTCATAGAGCCAAGAAATTTATCCTGCAAGATCAATGAAAAGTTCTAGGTAACCAAGCTTCATTGGGTCCTTGAGGATTAatgaaactttggttgcatttaTGCAACCATTGAAAACCACCTTTAGGAACAAAGAGTCTCCTAAAGACGCATCTTTCAATAAtgtgacctttcttgcaacaataacGACAATATAAGCTGCGAGAAGATATGATTTTTCTATTTGAACCCTTTCCAACAAAGTTATACCTTCTATAAGGATTATGAGAAGGCATCTTTTATTTAGAAGTATCAAGAGCAAAAGTGACCTTTGATTGTAATGCCTTATCCAACATAGCATAATGAGTATTTACCTATTTTTTCtaaatgtgacaagtttcacaaccAAACCATGAAGGTTCATCATCCTCATTCTTATATTTTAGAATATCTGCCATAGATTTCCTAAGAGCTTCCATATTTGTTTTGTTTTCCAAAACTTTAGCTTCCAAGTGTGAAAAGATTCTTTTGTCTGAACTTAACTTTTTAAAAGCGCCTACGACTTGTCTATGTAGGTTCCAAAGCTttttgtaattgagaataagataatTCATTAGTAGATTCAAGCTTAGGATGACTTACATTCTTATTCTTCCTTTTGTTTACCATGTTGCAAATCTTGGCCGATTCGACACTTGAACTTGAGATTTCATCACTTGAAGAATCATTTTCTTTCTCTGAAGCAACATATGCTCTTCTAGACTTGCTAGATTTCTTGTGATGACCTTTCTCTTTGTCTTTTTTTATCATAGGACACCCCGACCTATAATGACCTACTTTTCCATAATTGTAGCATGAACTTCTAGGTTTACCCTTCTTATTCTCTTCTTCCTTTGAGGAGTTATATAGCATTCTAGATTTGACTCGGTTCTTGTCGGAGTGATTGACTCCATGTTTCCACATGTATCTATTATACCTTTTGATGAACAACTCCATATCTTCTTCATCAGAATTCTTGTCATCTCTTGCTTCACAATCACTTTGCTCATTATTTGAGGACTTTGAGCTTGAAGTCTTTAGAGTAATATACTTTTTCCTTCCTCTGTCTTTACCTTTCTCCTTCTTTACCTTCTTCTCGTGatctttttcatgtttttccaagcaagtgagttcttcCTCATGTTCTTCTAGTTTGTCAAACAAAGTTGTATGATCAAGTGTTTTAAGATCATTCGCCTATTTGATTGTGGTGACCTTGGTTTTTCATTGTCATATCCCAAAATTTTATCAAGGAATTACTTTCGTGTTTTCCTAACTAACATTAAACATTTTTATCAAGGAATTACTAAAGAAAAGATTACATTAAGAAATCAATCTTAAAATATTTTCTGCTCTGCCTTTCATTATCATTGTTTTCAATATGTTAAATTTAAATTCATCATTTTGTATCCAAGATGGATAGTTGTGGCATAATATGTTGAACACATCACTAATGTTTCATGTGGTGATGAGTTGAGAATGTCTTGATCATTAATACTTTATAAATGGACAACAAAGATTTGTTacttaatttttttaatcaaattgatcataaataaataaaaataatacaCTATTTTGCCCCTCGTTTCTAGCAAAACTAAGGTAATAAGTTGcaaaaaaaatctttaaaaaattAATAGGTGATAAAATATAATTGTCGTGATTCGAAGGTGTATCATCTAAATATGTTATTCATCGGTTTCCAACTCAACCGAGATAATAAGTCATACAAGaaagttttaaaaaaattaaaagatgTTAAAACATATTTGATGAGATTTGATAGCGTGTTCTCTAAATACTTCACTATTTAGTTGTCAGTTCAATCAAGAGAACATATGgtatttaaaaaaattataatgtGACGCGTTTGTGATTTTCACCTCTATTTTTTATTGGATGAGATAAAAAATTTATCATAAAACATATTATTTGCTGATTTCAAcaaatataatttataatattttaaataaaatattaaatataaaatTTAGAAAGAACAAAAAAGTAGTATCGTGGAAGCACGCATGTATATACGCGTACAAATTTGAAAAATAATTATACTATATATAAACAAATcataatattaaatattaaagaaataaaattacaggcaaaaaaacaaaacaagatATAATAATATATTAAACGGTTAAAAAGAGATGCACGTTTTATATATACCTATTGATTGATGCCAATGTTGTCCTCTGTGGTGATGACACAAAGAGGACAAACGTATAGCCAAAGAAGGAAAAACCATTGAAGAACAAGAAATTGTCGCTAAAAGTGAGTGACATACGTTTGTATATATAAAAATAGATCATTAGAGAAATGACCATGAACGAAGCTATGGAAGAAGGTTCAGATAATAAGTGGGAATGGAGAAGAACAAAAACAACGTTAATGGCGGAACTGAAGAAGATGAGTAGTATAGCAGCACCAATGGTGGCAACGACTGTGCTGCAATATCTTCTGCAAGTAGTTTCAGTGATGATGGTTGGACATCTTAATCAGCTCTCTCTTTCAAGCGTTGCTATTGCTACATCTCTCACTAATGTTTCTGGCTTTAGTATTCTGGTAAGCTCTTACTTCATGCATTTTATCATCGGTAGTTTTCATCAATAATTTTGTTATGCACTACAacttttttaaatatatatatatatatatatatatatatatatatatatatatatatatatatatatatatatatatatatatatatatatatatatatatataatatttgTAAATGCAGCGTGATCATGATAAGATTACACCTAACCCCAGTTTACCACATTATTAAAATAGATATGACAGAAAATATATGATACATAAGCATCTCTATAATAATGCCAATAACAAATACTGGAAAAATCTTTGATCCAATCCTTCATACATCCATGATTTCATCTTTATTATTTTCTATATCACGTTTTTCAGccccttttatttttaaaatttattattattattattattattattattattattattattattattatttattttgtttattttttaaaatttaataatttataaatattaaaaaCTTATTTACATTAATACATAAATACAAATAAATATTGTTTTTCAGACTTCTAAATATACTGTTTACAACAATTTAATTCAACTAACAAATATACATTGAGTTTTCACACCTATACTATTTAATTCCTTTATGAATACATGGTTGATTTATATCTAAGAATGAGTATTTGTTGCATATTTTTCAAATACAGAACGAAAAACAAAATGTTATTTCTTTAGAATAGTAGTAGAGTTATGTAAATTACAATCCTCTAATATAATTTATTTACcctttaattttaaaaaaaataattatatttataTATAGAAAAAACCCATGCATAAATAATATAAGAGAAAGGTTTTGCAAATTATGAAGGAGGTCTATATTCTAGAAATCGTGTTTTAAAtatttgaattttaaaatataaagaaaattaaaaaaaaaataaagaataaGAAAAGAAACTTACaatataaaattattattatataacCTCCTTTCCTTGTATTGGGCCAAATTACCTTTTCGTAATGTTACTAAGGCAtaacttgtttttttttatttgtttttaattaacTTAAAAAGGACGGGGGCAGAATCTcaaattattttatatttttataataaaCCTTTTTCATTATTTGAGAAAAAAGTCATTATTAACTTATTAAAATTAGATATTTTTACAGTGAAAAAGAGACTGGAGCAGAACAATTACAAGATTCATTTTTATACTTTCACAGAAAAAAAACAAGATACATTACTACTTTCTCTATCTCATTAAATTTAATTAAAGTTATGCATATATAGAAAGCAAAATAAAATTGGTTGCACTATTTTTCTTTTATAAATAACTAAGTTAACTTAATCAAACCTATCTcattaatattaattttttttgcaaaagttTCGTTGAGTTCTCTATTTAAAAAATTAGTTTATTGTGTGCATAAGATATTTgatttttatataaaaaatttgTTTTCAATGTGCTAACTTGATTTTTTCTTGGCAATTTTTGTAGTCAGGGATGGCTGGTGGTTTAGAAACTTTATGTGGGCAAGCTTACGGAGCAGGACAGTTTGAAAAATTTGGAATGTACACACAAACTGCCGTAATATCCCTTGCCATGGTTTGTGCACCAATAACTATCATATGGATTTTCATGGACAAAATCTTAATTCTCATAGGCCAAGACACCACAATCTCCATGGAAGCTCGAACATATGCACTTTGGTTAATACCTGCACTGTTTGCCTCTGCCATTCTCAAACCTCTAACACGTTTTTTCCAAACACAAAGTTTAATTTTCCCAATGATTATTAGCTCCTTTCTAGTTTTGTGCTTCCATGTAGTTACTTGTTGGGCATTAGTATTTAAATTAGGGTTAGGACATATTGGTGCTGCAATTTCCTTCAGCCTAGGAACTTGGTTGAACGTGTTGATACTTTTGTGTTTTGCCAAATATTCATACGCTTGTGAGAAAACACGTGTGTCGTTTTCCACAAAGGCTTTCCTTGGTATTAGAGAGTTTTTTGGTCTTGCTGTTCCTTCTGCAGCTATGGTCTGGTAATTATTTattcactctctctctctctttaaAATGATATATTTACGTCTGCGTCACTGCATCTACAGGTATTGAATTGTAGTCTGAAATGTTTGTGTTATATATAGTCTCAAATGGTGGGCATGCGAGTTGCTTGTTTTGCTAGCTGGACTCTTTCAAGATCCGAAGTTGGAGACATCGGTTCTTTCCATATGGTAACATTTATTTTGATTTCTGGATGGAATATGGATATGGATATGGTTAGTGGTTACTATATTTTAGAAGAAAATGAAAGCACTAATCTATAACTTTCTTCTCTATGTATGACCAGTTTGACAGTATCTACATTGCACTTCACTATATCCTACGGCCTTGGCGCTGCTATTAGGTTTGTTTCCGACAATATTTTAACCATGACGTTACCATGCAAACATAGTAAAATTAAAAGTGACTCATTTGTTTTATTTTATGCAACAGCACCCGAGTTTCAAATGAATTAGGAGCTGGAAATCCAAAAGCGGTTCGTTTTTCAGTTTGTACAGCAACGTTCCTTGCAATCGCAGAGGCTCTTACTGTAACCGCAATCCTATTAGGTTGCAGAAATATCTTAGGTTATGCTTATACCAATGATGGTATGGTTGTTCATTATGTGGCTGTTATGACCCCTTTGTTATGTGCATCGATTTTTACCGATAGTTTGCAAGCAGTTCTTTCAGGTTATAACAACTATTCATCACACTCTTTTACTATTATACAGATGTTGTAGAGTTATATCTATATGAAATTATCAGTTTTTAATATTCAGGAGTTGCTAGAGGAAGTGGGTGGCAACATGTTGGAGCCTATGTGAATCTTGGAGCTTTTTATCTGGTAGGAGTTCCTATTGGTGTAGTGTTAGGCTTTGTGGCACCTTTCAGAGCAAAGGGCCTTTGGATTGGAATAGTTGCTGGCTCAATTGTCCAAACAGTTTTCCTTTTCATTATTACTGCTCTTACAAATTGGAAAAAACAGGTTCACATTTTATAAACTTGATTATAACATTATCCAGTATGTGGTTATGTGTTAATAATACAAGGTGTGTTCAATTTTTGTAGGCAATGATGGCTAGAGATAGAATATTTGATGACACTTCTTCTGATGAATGTATAACAGATCAGAAGACCAGTGTATAAAGTTAGTTATTGGCTATATTGTTTCTCTATTAAGAAAACATAGTCTAAATTGTGCAACAATCATTAATCTCAATGTCTTTCATTTGTTTTTGATAAAATTGTTAGAATTTTTTTGAGATGCAAATGGCTTTTGTAAAATCAAATTACTTCAATTATTTATTTCTTCGTGTAAACATATAAGTGTGTTGCTCCTTTGAAGCTCTTGTCTTGATTTCAATTGAACTCAACTGGAGCTACAAATCTCTAACAATATCAAATATATGAATAGAtcacagagagagagagagagagagagagagagagagagagagagagagagagagagagagagagagagagagagagagagagagagagagagagaagagagaNNNNNNNNNNNNNNNNNNNNNNNNNNNNNNNNNNNNNNNNNNNNNNNNNNNNNNNNNNNNNNNNNNNNNNNNNNNNNNNNNNNNNNNNNNNNNNNNNNNNNNNNNNNNNNNNNNNNNNNNNNNNNNNNNNNNNNNNNNNNNNNNNNNNNNNNNNNNNNNNNNNNNNNNNNNNNNNNNNNNNNNNNNNNNNNNNNNNNNNNNNNNNNNNNNNNNNNNNNNNNNNNNNNNNNNNNNNNNNNNNNNNNNNNNNNNNNNNNNNNNNNNNNNNNNNNNNNNNNNNNNNNNNNNNNNNNNNNNNNNNNNNNNNNNNNNNNNNNNNNNNNNNNNNNNNNNNNNNNNNNNNNNNNNNNNNNNNNNNNNNNNNNNNNNNNNNNNNNNNNNNNNNNNNNNNNNNNNNNNNNNNNNNNNNNNNNNNNNNNNNNNNNNNNNNNNNNNNNNNNNNNNNNNNNNNNNNNNNNNNNNNNNNNNNNNNNNNNNNNNNNNNNNNNNNNNNNNNNNNNNNNNNNNNNNNNNNNNNNNNNNNNNNNNNNNNNNNNNNNNNNNNNNNNNNNNNNNNNNNNNNNNNNNNNNNNNNNNNNNNNNNNNNNNNNNNNNNNNNNNNNNNNNNNNNNNNNNNNNNNNNNNNNNNNNNNNNNNNNNNNNNNNNNNNNNNNNNNNNNNNNNNNNNNNNNNNNNNNNNNNNNNNNNNNNNNNNNNNNNNNNNNNNNNNNNNNNNNNNNNNNNNNNNNNNNNNNNNNNNNNNNNNNNNNNNNNNNNNNNNNNNNNNNNNNNNNNNNNNNNNNNNNNNNNNNNNNNNNNNNNNNNNNNNNNNNNNNNNNNNNNNNNNNNNNNNNNNNNNNNNNNNNNNNNNNNNNNNNNNNNNNNNNNNNNNNNNNNNNNNNNNNNNNNNNNNNNNNNNNNNNNNNNNNNNNNNNNNNNNNNNNNNNNNNNNNNNNNNNNNNNNNNNNNNNNNNNNNNNNNNNNNNNNNNNNNNNNNNNNNNNNNNNNNNNNNNNNNNNNNNNNNNNNNNNNNNNNNNNNNNNNNNNNNNNNNNNNNNNNNNNNNNNNNNNNNNNNNNNNNNNNNNNNNNNNNNNNNNNNNNNNNNNNNNNNNNNNNNNNNNNNNNNNNNNNNNNNNNNNNNNNNNNNNNNNNNNNNNNNNNNNNNNNNNNNNNNNNNNNNNNNNNNNNNNNNNNNNNNNNNNNNNNNNNNNNNNNNNNNNNNNNNNNNNNNNNNNNNNNNNNNNNNNNNNNNNNNNNNNNNNNNNNNNNNNNNNNNNNNNNNNNNNNNNNNNNNNNNNNNNNNNNNNNNNNNNNNNNNNNNNNNNNNNNNNNNNNNNNNNNNNNNNNNNNNNNNNNNNNNNNNNNNNNNNNNNNNNNNNNNNNNNNNNNNNNNNNNNNNNNNNNNNNNNNNNNNNNNNNNNNNAGAGAGAGAGAGAGTTCAAACTTTCACAATGTAGAATTATGTACATTCACCCAAATTCAAATGCAAACTAAATTCAAACTCAAACTAAAATGAAATGCAAACTTATGTTACTTGAATTTGAATTCATTACaacaccatcccttaattcatattcaagatTAAAAGTCAACAATAACAATTTCATCCCTCAAATTGTTGAAGTGTTTAGTTTTGATCGCCTTGGTCAGGACATCTGCAAGTTGCTTTTGAATGCTAACATGAACAATCTTAAGTACTCCATTCTGAACTTGATTGCACGAAAAATGATACTTAATatcaatgtgcttgcttctttcaTGCAACGCTGAATTCTTGGTAAGACTTATGGTAgatttgttgtcaatcatcaaTCTGACTGATTTGCTCACCTTGAACTTCAATTTCTACAACAACttcatcaaccaaacaaactgACAAGCTGATAAAGCACCAATTATATATTCAGCTTCACAGGTTGACAATGCAACCATGGGTTGCTTCTTGGAGCACCAAGAAATTGAAGCTCCTAGATACATGAACAGGTACCCTGTAGTACTTATTATGTCCACCCTGTCACCACACTAATCAAAGTTTGAATAGCATATCAGCTCAACATCATCTGACACTCCAGAATCCTGACTGCAACTTGGTAATGTGACCACTTTGGTTTACTTATAAACATGCTTACCATTCCAACTACATAACATATGTCAGACCTGATGTTACACATATATCTTAGAGAGTCATCATAAGTATGTTACACAAACGTGCCATATTCCATTTCACATTTCTTGAATCTCAGatgcttgaaaaatgaatcaGTTTATATATTTTAACCCCTTGGAGCTTGTTTCAGCCTGTACAAGGCTTTATGCAGCTTGTACACCATCCATTCTTTgttctttttcacaaatccagaAGATTGTAACACATAAACTTCTTCTTGCAATGAACCATTCAGAAAATCCAACTTTACATCTAAATATATCAGAGGCCAATTCATATTTACAACTATACCAATAACTAATCTTATGGTTTCATGTTGAACTACAGTTGCAAACACTTCAAAGTAGTCTAAACTGGACTTTTGTAGGAATCCTCTAGATACTAACATTGCTTTATGCTTGACAATTGAACCATTTGGCTTCAACGTTATCTTGAAAACTCATCTCACACTGATGGCTTTTTTGTTCTGAGGTAGAACAGTCAATTCCCGTGTCTTGTTTCTTTTAATGGCCTTAAGTTCTTCCTTCATGGCCTTCAATAacactttcttcttgagagcCTCATTGATGCTGACAGGTTTAGAGTCCACCATCGTGGCACTTTGTATGATTTCACCTTCAGAGTCAATCTCAGTATCATGCAGCAACTCAAATTTTGCAAGTCTCATTAGTATCTGTCTAACTCTTTGTGGCCTCTAAAACTGTGAAAGTTCACCTTCAGAAGCTCCACCTTTAGAGGTAGTGTAACATCCCAATTATTGATTTATCAAACTATTTGAATTATtatgatttaatttaattattatgtgCGATAATTGATTTAATAATGGTGTTAAAGGTGTGTGACCTTGAGGTGGGAGTGTGAAGAGTAATTAGAGATTGGTAGAGGTGACCTAGAATAATTATAGTctatttattaattaaataatagtattttaattgagttatttaattaaaataagaaaatagaATAATTGAAAGAAAAAATGACTATTAGTagtatttttattaaaataaaattagagATGATAAAGGCATTTTGGTGAATAGGGGGATAAGTGAGGATAATGCTGAAAGTCTCTAATTAAGGGATTAGGTTACTAATAAAAATGTTAGCAAGGAGTTGTGAGAATTTCATACGTAAAATCAGAATTTGGTGGAAAGAGGAAGAGACAAGGGTTAAGGTATAAGAAGAGCATCCGTTGAAAGAGCTTTGAAGAATTTTGCTGGAGAATTCTAAGGTAAAGGGTGAGAATAACCTTCAATAAGGACTTATGTATGAGGGGTAGGGTAGATGAGTCCTTAACCTCCAATATGGATGTTGATTGTGATGAAttttgtggttgttgttgaagAGTTTATATTCTCCTGATTTTATTGATATAAGATTCGTGTGGATTGGTGTCTGAAAATTTTGTATATTGTATATGTGTGTTTCCACCATTGTTGAATGTATAAGGTTTTAGAGATATGAATATTTGGTGAATTGGTGGTCAATTGGTGTGTTGTTTAATAAAATTAAGGCTTAATAAGAGTAGGGTTTAATTCTAAGAAAATGGATGTTTGAAATAGGGTTTTTTTTTGTGTTAAGAAGTGTTTGGATGGTTTTATAGCAGTAAAAGAATTTCCATGTGCGTTAAAATTTGACTTTTAGGCAAAAACAACAGTAGGAGTCGACCCATACGTGATGGGAGTCGACCCAAACCAACAGAAAAGAAATTTTAAAAACTGCACAGTAGGAGTCGATCCATACATGCTGGTAGTCGACCTATAGAAGACAGGAGTCGATCCATAGGGGCTTGGAGTCGACCCCTGACTGCCAGAATGTTTATTTTGTCTTTTGTTGCACTGTCCGACGATTTTGCCTGTAACTTTCATTCCGTAAGTCCAAATGAGACGTCGTTCGAAGCGTTGGGAAGCTAACGTACAAAGCTACCTCATGAACTACTTGATGAATGATACACATATGAAAACGTGAGGAAAGTGTAGTGTTATTTGTTGGTGATTTATGTTGATAATGATGATGTTTTTATAATGATGTTGTCGTGTGAAATAAGAGTGTGATGATGCCATTATGTATTATGGTGGTATTTATGACTATTGTGTTGTTACATGTATGAATAGTAATATAACTGAGGATATTGATTATATACCTAAGTTTCATTGAATTATATGATGTTGTGCATATGTGAATTATTATGGTGTGATAATTCAGAGAAGAGATTACTTGAGTTGTCAGTGCATTATGTTAATATTCAAAGAGGGGTCTTAATGCATTGATTTGATGTGTATGAGTATGCATCATTAAGTTGTGTCAAGAGGCATGTCTGTTAGTTCAGAGAGGGAACTAGTGACTTTTCCCAAGCTCAGAAGAGGGGATCCGGTTCTAGAGAGAACCAAATATTGAGTTGGTGCCACATGCATATGTATATAGTTGAATTAGTCTAGTTGCATTCCATAATGGGTTATATGCATATTTATTGAGTCGTGATTGGTTGATGAGTATGGATGTGAGAATGTATTATGATATGTTATGAATGATATTGTGTAAATCATGTTGTGTTTGATATCCTACCTTGCAGTATATGCATATTATTATTGTTTGTGATTTCTCACCCTGTTGTTATTGATGTGGTATGTGCGCCATTTTGGAGTACATATAAGCAGGTAACTGAGTAGCTTCTTAAAGTTGGAGGATGGCGAGAGGTTGtttctgtaagaacaaaaattgttctacaacagattccatgattttgatgataacaaaggatgaaaccaaaaatggcaccctaacgaaaagtttctaagtgtgcagggttctaaagaaagaagaaacaaatctgatgatgtcatcagatgcaaaacaagatcagatgcaaaatctcaagtatcagaagcatctaaagtggaatctcattcaagaagctctgactctggacaaaactacaaagtatcagaagcatctgaatatgaagtaaagtctagaagctctgactctgaattaatgccttctgtaaactctggaagttatcagcgccatctgaactttcaagaaataacatcagaagcaagattctccagatacacgaagactctaatcagaattgttaatcatgatgaagtaacgtttaagccaagttaaagttctgcaaatgaatttcctcaattagaaagagacgttaatctccacttccaagagagaagatactaattgtggtaagtagtcacttctaagagaaaaagtctactgcagaagctattaatggaatggcgtaactacatctcaatacccaacagattcaacgctacttcaactctacttcaactcctataaatagagaagaaatctcattcagtaaaaacaagaaatcactagccaaaactatactgaaatcatatcacgctcaagaaaaacatccttgttcttcaaagattttcactaagcttttgcttatcaagtgaaaaatttgttcttaagtttgtaatatttgctttcttagaagcactctagattacacatcttgtatctaatttttatttgatttcctcaagtgactctttgcagtctgtagacttgagaggactaagagattttcttctctcttaggggttgtttgtaatctttcaagattagtggattaagtccttgttgaaggcgaaatcaccttggccgggtggactggagtagctttgtgttataagcgaaccaatataaaatcattgtgtgatttcattttgcaaaaagcgcttatttttcaaacaattcaaacccccccttcttgtttttctcaccttcaattggtatcagagctccggctctgttattgattttctaatcaaacacttaaccgtgtagagagatccagtacgagaaaaacaatggcccactcaaatgagaaagattcttacaatgccaagcctcctgtttttgatggagaaaagtttgattactggaaagatagaatcgaaagttttttctgggttatgatgctgacctctgggacattgtcacagatggatacaaacctccaatcttaaatggagttgaagttcccagaagcaaaatgtcagaagatcagaaacgtgttttcaagaatcaccacaaggccagaacaatacttctaaatgctatatcatacaacgaatacgaaaagatcaccaacagagagacggctaaagatatacttgactctctgaagatgacccatgaaggaaactcccaagtcaaggagacgaaggctctggcgctgatccagaaatatgaagctttcaagatggaagatgacgaagctatagaagctatgttttccagattccaaactcttattgcaggtcttaaagtgctagacaaaggatacacgactgcagatcatgttaagaagattgtcagaagtctgccaaagaaatggagaccaatggttactgctctgaagttatcaaaggatctgaacaatatcagccttgaagaacttgttagttctctcagaagccatgagatagaactagaggaggatgagcctcagaaaaggaacaagtcagtggcgctgaagtccagacctgaaagatggaagtcagacagaaccaaagcccttcaagcagaaactgcagacactgatgactctgaatctgaagactctgatgatgaagaagaactgtccttactaaccagaagagttaagcaactctggaaaagaaggaacaacaacaacttcagaagatcaagacccagaggggatcgatcagagtcaacttcaaaaggtaaacctaataaagatattacctgttttgaatgtaaagaaataggtcattacagaaatgaatgccccaagctgaagaaagataaccctagaaaagaaagcttcaagaagaataccttcagaacaaagaaaggattaatggccacctgggacgatagtgaatcaggatcatcagaatctgactctgatgaacaagccaacgtagcatttatggctaccacatccagcagctcagatg encodes:
- the LOC127126824 gene encoding protein DETOXIFICATION 3, translating into MTMNEAMEEGSDNKWEWRRTKTTLMAELKKMSSIAAPMVATTVLQYLLQVVSVMMVGHLNQLSLSSVAIATSLTNVSGFSILSGMAGGLETLCGQAYGAGQFEKFGMYTQTAVISLAMVCAPITIIWIFMDKILILIGQDTTISMEARTYALWLIPALFASAILKPLTRFFQTQSLIFPMIISSFLVLCFHVVTCWALVFKLGLGHIGAAISFSLGTWLNVLILLCFAKYSYACEKTRVSFSTKAFLGIREFFGLAVPSAAMVCLKWWACELLVLLAGLFQDPKLETSVLSICLTVSTLHFTISYGLGAAISTRVSNELGAGNPKAVRFSVCTATFLAIAEALTVTAILLGCRNILGYAYTNDGMVVHYVAVMTPLLCASIFTDSLQAVLSGVARGSGWQHVGAYVNLGAFYLVGVPIGVVLGFVAPFRAKGLWIGIVAGSIVQTVFLFIITALTNWKKQAMMARDRIFDDTSSDECITDQKTSV